A single genomic interval of Fibrobacter sp. UWB13 harbors:
- a CDS encoding aldolase catalytic domain-containing protein — protein sequence MYYETIKVLDCTIRDGGLVNKHDFSLEFVRRLYTLLTAAGVDYMEMGYKNSPELFDPKEYGPWKFCDDDLLWKVKDGIDSKMKMAVMADVGRVNMDAVKPASESPYQMFRVASYVKNIDKGISMVNAFHDMGYETTLNIMAVSRDRGPELDEALHQVNEECKADVLYLVDSFGAFYQEDIDKELARYKGIVKNKKFGFHGHNNQQLAFSNTIQAIINHVDYLDGSVSGMGRGAGNCTTELLLGFLKNPKYDLRPVLDAIQELFLPLQSKYEWGYIIPQMITGMLNRHPQDAIAVRKTEEKDMYRKFYEHMIND from the coding sequence ATGTACTACGAAACAATTAAAGTTCTCGACTGCACGATCCGCGATGGCGGCCTCGTCAACAAGCACGATTTTTCTCTTGAATTCGTGCGTAGATTGTACACCCTTCTCACTGCAGCCGGCGTAGACTACATGGAAATGGGTTACAAGAACTCCCCGGAACTCTTCGACCCGAAGGAATACGGTCCGTGGAAGTTCTGCGACGACGATTTGCTTTGGAAGGTCAAGGACGGCATCGATTCCAAGATGAAGATGGCCGTGATGGCTGACGTGGGCCGCGTCAACATGGATGCCGTGAAGCCCGCTTCCGAAAGCCCGTACCAGATGTTCCGCGTGGCAAGCTACGTCAAGAACATTGACAAGGGCATCAGCATGGTGAACGCCTTCCACGACATGGGCTATGAAACGACGCTCAACATCATGGCTGTGAGCCGCGACCGCGGTCCGGAACTTGACGAAGCCCTCCACCAGGTCAACGAAGAATGCAAGGCCGACGTGCTTTACCTCGTCGATAGCTTCGGCGCCTTCTACCAGGAAGACATCGACAAGGAACTCGCCCGCTACAAGGGCATCGTGAAGAACAAGAAGTTCGGCTTCCACGGTCACAACAACCAGCAGCTCGCCTTCTCCAACACGATCCAGGCTATCATCAACCACGTCGACTACCTTGACGGTTCCGTATCCGGCATGGGCCGCGGCGCAGGCAACTGCACCACGGAACTCCTCCTCGGCTTCCTCAAGAATCCGAAGTACGACCTCCGCCCGGTTCTCGACGCCATCCAGGAACTCTTCTTGCCGTTGCAGAGCAAGTACGAATGGGGTTACATCATCCCGCAGATGATTACGGGTATGCTCAACCGCCATCCGCAAGACGCTATTGCCGTCCGCAAGACCGAAGAAAAGGACATGTACCGTAAGTTCTACGAACACATGATCAACGACTAA
- a CDS encoding DUF3990 domain-containing protein, giving the protein MILYHGTNSDFSEIDLKKTKPYKDFGRGFYVTDIQRQAYELAKNRSRIFGGNPVVQEYEFDESIFQSNQLRLLRFEKVCVEWAEFIYKNRSSSAKFTHNYDIVVGPIADDGVAYLLNMYEDGLRTLEELAKELEYKDLNSQYCFLTEKAVSLLRRVK; this is encoded by the coding sequence ATGATTCTTTATCATGGGACAAATAGCGATTTTTCTGAAATAGATTTGAAGAAAACAAAGCCTTATAAGGACTTTGGAAGAGGCTTTTATGTGACTGATATCCAACGTCAAGCGTATGAGTTGGCTAAAAATCGTAGTCGTATTTTTGGAGGAAATCCTGTTGTCCAAGAATATGAATTTGATGAAAGTATTTTTCAATCAAATCAATTGAGATTATTACGATTTGAAAAAGTGTGTGTTGAATGGGCTGAATTTATTTATAAAAATAGAAGTAGTTCTGCTAAGTTTACTCATAACTATGATATTGTTGTAGGTCCGATTGCTGATGATGGAGTCGCTTATTTGCTTAATATGTATGAAGACGGCCTACGTACGTTAGAAGAGTTGGCTAAGGAACTTGAGTATAAAGACTTGAATAGTCAATATTGCTTTTTAACAGAAAAGGCTGTTTCTCTTTTGCGGAGGGTTAAGTAA
- a CDS encoding GGDEF domain-containing protein: MNIVKYIFWLVAFLMGVIAAYVVPEETMSIGAKFIFVGAWGAVLGFVFYTVCSRQIEAIENDFNEVLNKPQPKDTQFVSVRLQEEKKNPLPPGAIPAAEALKQQPVPASIKKLDAAALKVGFPLEAWNGFKIGILRNRPFTEVIDAMQKLLPELFPEASGVLYMYGGVQTELSQIFRFGPNVISDETVLPAECASFNTGDIVVTDYSSPEVSSGCTHLHHRPKGIAICAPIEGLEEHFGILTLQVDKLPETETKEYWQAKVSIVATAFGLYVANQDLSIRFEQHSIRDVLTGLFNKRYMEESLSREITAAVRHKSPIGIVMLYPDAIPAVQNAQGRHAVEQLFWELGQRLPSYIRGEDIPCRYSDDVFCVIMPGADLNITRNRAERIRNEISQLQIAYGEGILATTLSMGVAVMPTHANDAGSLIYTAEASLQMAMQAGGNRVVVANSVMK, encoded by the coding sequence ATGAATATCGTTAAATATATCTTTTGGTTGGTCGCCTTTTTGATGGGCGTTATTGCTGCATATGTAGTCCCCGAAGAAACTATGTCCATCGGGGCGAAGTTCATATTTGTCGGAGCTTGGGGCGCAGTGCTCGGCTTCGTTTTTTATACCGTCTGCAGCAGGCAGATTGAAGCCATCGAAAACGATTTTAACGAGGTGCTGAACAAGCCGCAGCCCAAGGACACGCAGTTCGTGTCGGTCCGCCTCCAAGAAGAAAAGAAAAACCCGCTCCCGCCGGGTGCAATCCCCGCCGCTGAGGCGCTCAAACAGCAGCCCGTGCCCGCCTCCATCAAGAAGCTCGATGCAGCCGCCCTCAAGGTCGGGTTCCCGCTCGAAGCCTGGAACGGCTTTAAGATCGGTATTCTGCGCAACCGTCCGTTTACCGAAGTCATCGATGCCATGCAAAAGCTCTTGCCGGAACTCTTCCCCGAAGCTTCTGGCGTACTTTATATGTACGGCGGCGTGCAGACTGAACTTTCTCAGATTTTCCGCTTTGGCCCAAACGTCATCAGTGACGAAACCGTGCTCCCGGCTGAATGCGCAAGCTTCAATACCGGCGACATCGTCGTGACTGACTATAGCTCTCCTGAAGTCTCTAGCGGTTGTACGCACTTGCACCACCGCCCGAAGGGCATTGCCATTTGCGCCCCGATCGAAGGCCTTGAAGAACACTTCGGCATTCTGACACTCCAGGTCGATAAGCTCCCGGAAACCGAAACCAAGGAATACTGGCAGGCGAAGGTGAGCATTGTCGCTACCGCGTTTGGACTTTATGTGGCGAACCAGGACCTGAGCATACGCTTTGAACAGCACAGCATCCGCGACGTGCTGACCGGTCTTTTTAACAAACGTTATATGGAAGAATCGCTCAGCCGCGAAATCACTGCTGCCGTGCGCCACAAGTCGCCCATTGGTATCGTGATGCTTTACCCCGATGCAATCCCTGCCGTGCAGAACGCCCAAGGCCGCCACGCCGTGGAACAGCTTTTCTGGGAACTTGGACAGCGCTTGCCGAGCTACATCCGTGGCGAAGACATCCCGTGCCGCTACTCCGATGACGTGTTCTGCGTGATTATGCCGGGCGCTGACCTCAACATCACGAGGAACCGTGCTGAACGCATCCGCAATGAAATCTCGCAGCTCCAGATTGCCTACGGTGAAGGAATCCTCGCGACCACGCTCAGCATGGGCGTTGCCGTGATGCCGACCCACGCAAACGATGCCGGCTCGCTCATCTACACCGCAGAAGCCTCCCTCCAGATGGCAATGCAGGCCGGTGGCAATCGCGTCGTCGTTGCAAATTCTGTGATGAAGTAA
- a CDS encoding DUF3791 domain-containing protein, producing MADKYKIPYVNMCIRLFAKRFRLSLQAAASYLCDFKGVRFLDECYSSEHLLPVEDALNDLVVVCKNNGGTIG from the coding sequence ATGGCTGACAAATACAAAATCCCATATGTGAATATGTGCATCCGGCTTTTTGCGAAGCGTTTTCGATTGTCGCTTCAGGCTGCAGCAAGTTATTTATGTGATTTCAAAGGCGTTCGTTTTCTCGATGAATGCTATTCTTCGGAACACCTTCTTCCTGTAGAAGATGCATTGAATGACTTGGTTGTTGTTTGCAAAAATAATGGGGGCACAATTGGATGA
- a CDS encoding LOG family protein codes for MAPKKVRTIPGQMAYNNAEFMESDAARPIRFLSEFFQPAQVFAQEDIKNSIVFFGSARTLPPDEIKKRRKGCKDKKELARLDRLSKVADSYNAARELAAKLGKWINKRHHGYAIMTGGGPGIMEAGNRGASDVGTPSVGLNIKLPFEQHCNPYIDDELNLQFRYFFVRKYWFLRMARALVIFPGGFGTLDEAFEMLTLIQTDKYAQQMPVVIFDSKFWKKALNWEFFAETGMINPEDLKLFKFCDTVDEAYDFITSRLEEQSEEKVTFARSHAEDEEKKK; via the coding sequence ATGGCACCGAAAAAAGTACGCACGATTCCAGGGCAGATGGCATACAACAACGCCGAATTCATGGAAAGCGATGCCGCACGCCCCATTCGATTCCTTTCTGAATTTTTCCAGCCTGCACAAGTTTTTGCACAAGAAGATATCAAGAATTCTATCGTGTTCTTTGGTTCGGCACGCACACTTCCGCCCGACGAAATCAAAAAACGCCGCAAGGGCTGCAAGGATAAAAAGGAACTTGCAAGGCTTGACAGGCTCTCCAAAGTCGCTGATTCTTACAATGCAGCTCGTGAACTCGCTGCCAAGCTCGGCAAGTGGATTAACAAGCGCCACCACGGCTACGCCATCATGACGGGCGGTGGTCCGGGCATTATGGAAGCCGGCAACCGCGGTGCATCTGACGTGGGTACGCCTTCTGTCGGTTTGAACATCAAGCTGCCTTTCGAACAACATTGCAACCCGTACATCGATGACGAACTGAACTTGCAGTTCCGTTATTTCTTTGTCCGTAAGTACTGGTTCTTGCGCATGGCTCGTGCGCTCGTTATTTTCCCTGGTGGATTCGGCACGCTCGACGAAGCCTTCGAAATGCTCACGCTTATCCAGACCGATAAGTATGCGCAGCAGATGCCGGTCGTGATTTTCGATTCCAAGTTCTGGAAGAAGGCTCTGAACTGGGAATTTTTCGCCGAAACGGGCATGATCAATCCCGAAGACCTCAAGCTCTTCAAGTTCTGCGACACCGTCGATGAGGCTTACGACTTCATCACCTCCAGGCTCGAAGAACAGAGCGAAGAAAAGGTCACGTTCGCGCGCTCCCACGCCGAAGACGAAGAAAAGAAGAAGTAA
- a CDS encoding aldo/keto reductase, producing MVLDEFYKLNNGQRIPKIALGTWQTPNDVAATAVATAIDAGYRHIDTAIAYENEAGVGAGLKAALKSTGIHRESIFITTKIPAEVKNYADTVRCIQESMDRLDACHIDMMLIHAPRPWAEMGVPNGNHYYRENVDVWNALEEAYEAGKIRAIGVSNFEIDDLNNLLAEARVVPAVNQIRVHIGHVPTELIDFCEQVGILVEAYSPNATGRLLKVPEVCAMAEKYHVSVPQLASRFVLQLGLLPLPKSVHEERIRQNAKLDFEINSNDMAALLELDGL from the coding sequence ATGGTACTCGACGAATTTTACAAGTTGAATAATGGGCAGCGAATCCCGAAAATTGCATTGGGCACATGGCAAACCCCAAATGACGTGGCTGCAACTGCGGTCGCTACCGCTATAGATGCGGGCTATCGCCATATTGATACCGCAATCGCCTACGAAAATGAGGCGGGAGTCGGTGCTGGGCTCAAGGCGGCGCTAAAATCGACTGGAATTCACCGTGAAAGCATTTTTATCACGACGAAAATCCCTGCCGAAGTCAAGAATTATGCTGATACGGTACGCTGTATCCAGGAATCGATGGATCGCTTGGATGCATGCCATATCGACATGATGCTCATTCATGCTCCGCGTCCGTGGGCCGAAATGGGCGTCCCTAACGGAAACCATTATTACCGTGAAAATGTGGATGTCTGGAATGCGCTAGAAGAAGCTTACGAAGCGGGTAAAATCCGTGCAATTGGTGTTTCGAATTTTGAAATTGACGACCTGAATAATTTGCTGGCGGAAGCTCGCGTGGTGCCTGCGGTAAACCAGATTCGCGTTCACATCGGTCATGTGCCGACGGAACTGATTGACTTCTGCGAACAGGTCGGAATCTTGGTGGAAGCGTATTCGCCGAATGCGACGGGTCGCCTCTTGAAAGTGCCGGAAGTCTGTGCGATGGCGGAAAAGTATCACGTCTCGGTGCCGCAACTTGCAAGCCGTTTTGTGTTACAGCTCGGGCTTTTGCCGCTCCCGAAATCTGTACACGAAGAGCGCATCCGTCAGAACGCTAAGCTTGATTTCGAAATCAATTCGAACGACATGGCTGCGCTGCTAGAACTCGATGGACTATAA
- a CDS encoding protein kinase — protein MFWNNLAETMDRVSRNLALRPNYTMEEYQRWFDHNPDFKHNGNAERIELIEPLSLVGTNQLYRAKLWIEHPRDEKRYDEKEIVVKICKYWAPPGKNRLHRLNMLLSAFQDEIRINNLIRATNIEGVVQTFGGGIAGRHPYLKLEFIKGCSLDRVIKPKLTDEELLQRVAQIAYLANTISQLHYYQIVHKDIKPKNLLLCQNPAHKNNHKILICDFGYAQAKMRESVTEGGGVFSPSYSAPELAQSSENITYAVDYFSFGAVMHEYLTGVKLYPKAKEIYTEEGRLITKRYMEYIENGRENVFNDERFPEIHDWIDALTTFDANERMKKSPNLFALAHKLREEVNAQGFRDVNTDFLWNQLNEYGKRTF, from the coding sequence ATGTTCTGGAACAATTTGGCAGAAACGATGGACAGGGTCTCGCGCAATTTGGCGCTCCGTCCGAACTACACCATGGAAGAATACCAGCGGTGGTTCGACCACAATCCTGACTTTAAGCACAACGGCAATGCAGAACGCATCGAGCTTATCGAGCCGCTTTCGCTCGTAGGCACAAACCAGCTCTACCGCGCCAAGCTCTGGATTGAACACCCGCGCGATGAAAAGCGCTACGACGAAAAAGAAATCGTCGTGAAAATCTGCAAGTACTGGGCTCCCCCAGGCAAGAACCGCCTGCACCGTTTGAACATGCTCTTGAGTGCGTTCCAAGACGAAATCCGCATCAACAACCTAATCCGCGCCACAAACATCGAAGGCGTGGTGCAGACTTTTGGCGGAGGCATCGCGGGTCGCCACCCCTACCTCAAGCTAGAGTTTATCAAAGGTTGCTCGCTCGATAGAGTCATCAAGCCAAAGCTCACTGACGAAGAACTTTTGCAGCGCGTGGCACAAATCGCCTACCTTGCAAACACCATCAGCCAGCTCCATTACTACCAAATTGTGCATAAGGACATCAAGCCCAAGAACTTGCTCCTTTGCCAGAATCCGGCGCACAAGAACAACCATAAGATTTTGATTTGCGACTTTGGTTACGCCCAAGCCAAGATGCGCGAATCCGTTACCGAAGGCGGCGGAGTCTTTTCGCCTAGCTACAGCGCACCGGAACTCGCCCAGTCTAGCGAAAACATCACGTACGCCGTGGACTACTTTAGTTTCGGTGCCGTGATGCACGAATACCTTACCGGCGTAAAGCTCTACCCCAAGGCGAAGGAAATCTACACCGAAGAAGGGCGCCTAATAACCAAGCGCTACATGGAATACATCGAGAACGGTCGCGAAAACGTGTTTAACGATGAACGTTTCCCGGAAATTCACGATTGGATCGATGCACTGACCACGTTTGACGCCAACGAACGCATGAAAAAGAGCCCGAACCTGTTCGCCCTCGCCCACAAGCTCCGCGAAGAGGTAAATGCCCAGGGATTCCGGGACGTAAATACCGATTTTCTGTGGAACCAGCTGAATGAGTACGGAAAGCGCACGTTCTAA
- a CDS encoding TIGR03960 family B12-binding radical SAM protein encodes MTILEKIALALPAVESPARYMGGEANSVIKDHSKMLARMAFVFPDTYEIGMSNNGLRILYHVLNREPDLLCEVAFAPWDDMAAEMKKYDIPLYTHASYTAVKDYEVVGLTLQTELNFTNVPYVLELAGIPAWQKDRAESDPIVVSGGPSMGNPEPVADFFDAFMIGDGEKLIVKFVRCVGEGRKAGLSRAQILENLSKIDGVYVPSLTKVVKNEYGVIVPAEPAKGSYEKTNGVRRQFIPVLDPKDYPIKNLIANMQLVHNRFSVEVMRGCAQGCRFCQAGIWYRPCRELNPDDVLDIAKAGIQATGERELGLLSLSTADYKPVEALTDSIIDDPFYDNVDVSLPSIRVNSFGQSLAEKVAALKGGRSATFAPETGSERIRKMINKTISDQDMYDAAEHAFSSGFNKIKLYTMIGFPTENLDDMQAFCELIFNLVKIGRKYNRGIQIAVSIGILIPKSFTGLQWAPFMDKETALGHIRYVREKFFKHPNVKINWAAWETSFLEAVYSRGDRSLGPVIYAAYKKGIIFESDSYRFDFNKWLEVWQECGYDTNWVYRERDKDEVFPWDFIHAGTTKQYLRREWEKAFDPNSAPVPNCKWGDCQACGIPGFGKEIVLADDPVRHKAPSRTPEEIKKLVAERRPSQKVSYSYKITFKKSGISRFLPHHNMLSFFERTFICAGIPIKFSEGFSPKPRIVNMGALPLGLETYCEVISVDLLQKLDLSAEGKPAIIAKLSAPFPRGMEIVDIEPLKEKLSKHFPKAMVYRHTPESIPADLMQKFEQKQLPIVTNHRGQQMDLNEQILGIDIQNGTMVVRVKCNNQGTTPSPFVIFAGLLGIEIDPAKLDEVSRRFLVAKIAIEW; translated from the coding sequence ATGACAATCCTTGAGAAAATCGCACTTGCACTCCCCGCAGTAGAATCCCCCGCCCGTTACATGGGCGGCGAAGCGAACAGCGTCATCAAAGACCACAGCAAAATGCTTGCACGCATGGCGTTTGTGTTCCCGGACACTTACGAAATCGGCATGAGCAACAACGGGCTCAGAATTTTGTACCATGTGCTGAACCGCGAACCGGATTTGCTTTGCGAAGTGGCTTTTGCGCCGTGGGACGACATGGCCGCCGAGATGAAGAAGTACGATATTCCGCTTTATACGCACGCGAGCTATACGGCGGTCAAGGATTACGAAGTCGTGGGGCTTACGCTCCAGACCGAGCTCAACTTTACAAACGTGCCGTACGTGCTTGAACTTGCAGGGATTCCTGCATGGCAAAAAGACCGTGCCGAGAGCGACCCGATTGTCGTTTCGGGCGGACCCTCGATGGGCAACCCCGAACCGGTCGCCGATTTCTTTGACGCGTTCATGATTGGCGATGGCGAAAAGCTGATTGTCAAATTTGTGCGTTGCGTTGGCGAAGGGCGCAAGGCGGGACTTTCACGTGCCCAGATTCTGGAAAACTTGTCTAAAATCGATGGCGTTTACGTTCCGAGCTTGACAAAGGTCGTCAAGAACGAATACGGCGTGATTGTGCCTGCGGAACCTGCAAAGGGCTCTTACGAGAAGACGAACGGTGTACGCCGCCAGTTTATCCCGGTTTTGGACCCCAAAGACTACCCAATCAAGAACTTGATTGCAAACATGCAACTTGTCCACAACCGCTTTAGCGTGGAAGTGATGCGTGGTTGCGCGCAGGGTTGCCGTTTCTGCCAGGCGGGCATTTGGTACAGGCCGTGCCGCGAGCTCAATCCGGACGATGTTTTGGACATTGCAAAGGCTGGCATTCAAGCCACAGGCGAACGCGAACTCGGTCTTTTGTCGCTTTCTACCGCTGACTACAAGCCGGTCGAAGCGCTCACGGATTCCATCATTGACGACCCGTTTTATGACAACGTAGACGTAAGCCTTCCGAGTATCCGCGTCAACAGTTTTGGACAAAGTCTTGCTGAAAAAGTAGCAGCGCTCAAAGGCGGTCGTAGCGCCACGTTCGCACCGGAAACAGGTTCTGAACGCATCCGCAAGATGATCAACAAGACCATCAGCGACCAGGACATGTACGACGCCGCCGAACACGCATTCTCCAGTGGGTTCAACAAGATCAAGCTTTACACGATGATCGGTTTCCCGACAGAGAACTTGGATGATATGCAGGCATTCTGCGAGCTCATCTTCAATCTCGTGAAAATCGGGCGCAAGTATAACCGCGGCATTCAAATTGCAGTGAGCATCGGCATTCTCATTCCGAAATCATTTACGGGCCTGCAATGGGCTCCGTTTATGGACAAAGAAACAGCACTCGGGCACATCCGCTACGTGCGCGAAAAGTTCTTCAAGCACCCGAACGTGAAAATCAACTGGGCGGCCTGGGAAACAAGTTTCTTGGAAGCAGTCTACAGCCGCGGCGACCGCAGCCTTGGTCCTGTCATTTACGCCGCCTACAAGAAGGGCATCATCTTCGAAAGCGACAGCTACCGTTTTGACTTTAACAAGTGGCTCGAAGTCTGGCAAGAATGCGGCTACGACACGAACTGGGTCTACCGCGAACGCGACAAGGATGAAGTCTTCCCGTGGGACTTTATTCACGCAGGCACGACAAAGCAATACTTGCGCCGCGAATGGGAAAAGGCATTTGATCCGAATTCCGCACCCGTGCCAAACTGCAAATGGGGTGATTGCCAAGCTTGCGGTATCCCGGGATTCGGCAAAGAAATCGTCCTCGCCGACGACCCTGTGCGCCACAAGGCGCCGAGCCGTACCCCTGAAGAAATCAAGAAGCTCGTGGCAGAACGCCGCCCGAGCCAGAAGGTGAGCTACAGTTACAAGATTACGTTCAAGAAGTCCGGCATCAGCCGATTCCTGCCGCACCACAACATGCTTAGTTTCTTCGAACGCACGTTCATTTGCGCAGGCATCCCGATCAAGTTCAGCGAAGGCTTCAGCCCGAAGCCCCGCATTGTGAACATGGGTGCCTTGCCGCTCGGACTTGAGACTTACTGCGAAGTCATTAGCGTTGATTTACTGCAAAAGCTTGACCTCTCCGCCGAAGGTAAACCCGCCATTATTGCAAAGCTCAGCGCTCCGTTCCCGCGCGGCATGGAAATCGTGGATATCGAGCCTTTGAAGGAAAAGCTCTCGAAGCATTTCCCGAAAGCGATGGTCTACCGCCACACGCCCGAAAGCATCCCCGCCGACCTTATGCAAAAGTTCGAACAAAAGCAATTGCCTATTGTCACGAACCACCGCGGTCAGCAGATGGACTTGAACGAGCAGATTTTAGGAATTGATATTCAGAACGGCACAATGGTTGTGCGCGTCAAGTGTAACAACCAGGGGACAACCCCTAGTCCGTTTGTCATTTTTGCAGGGCTGCTTGGCATTGAGATTGACCCGGCCAAGCTCGATGAAGTCTCCCGCCGCTTCCTCGTCGCAAAGATTGCCATTGAATGGTAA
- a CDS encoding glycoside hydrolase family 9 protein: MHIYKLSPIFSAAVLLNAGAASADTKFYYNQVGYDVGQPISVIVKSDNLADGAEFSVMSGGSAVKTGKLSAGSNPDNWLNNGKFYVADLSGLTAGKYTLQVSENGQAQNSGEFTVGENALASNTLATVLNYFYDDRADKAPVVDWDKSMGVYKSDKKLDVHGGWYDASGDVSKYLSHLSYANYLNPQQIPLTVWSLAFASERIPKLLGSTLTKAKTADEAAYGADFLVRMLDEQGFFYMTVFDNWGSPLGKREICAFSGSDGIKSTDYQTAFREGGGMAIAALASAARLKLKGDFTSEQYLAAAEKAYKHLSEKQSIGGDCAYCDDHKENIIDDYTALLAATELYAATKTQAYLTDARKRALHLEGRLSEDGYFWSDDAKKRPFWHASDAGLPLIALVRYAEIEATTEESVDEVVDGSPVWVCPLCMGCSCNNQLLFGARQTIENHSKWLISVTNKVDNPFGYARQTYKTQDKIKDGFFIPHDNESNYWWQGEDARIASLAAASMFAARALNESVADSVQKYATDQLDWILGKNPYATCMMYGKGSKNPQKYDGQSDYDATLEGGIANGITGKNQDGSGIAWTDDGVAAVGFDSMKESWQVWRWDEQWLPHSTWYLMAVVERYDEVSKKVEPPRSALPNAVATAKFGVSLVGKMLSLNLPRTAVGRAVKILNVQGNVQMQKTAQSMNESLNVNTLKSGLYLVQVQGLSAKKFVVK, encoded by the coding sequence ATGCATATATATAAGCTTTCCCCGATTTTCTCTGCCGCGGTTCTTTTGAACGCGGGCGCAGCTTCTGCGGATACCAAGTTTTATTATAACCAGGTCGGTTACGATGTCGGTCAGCCGATTTCTGTGATTGTCAAGAGCGATAATCTTGCTGATGGAGCAGAATTTAGCGTGATGTCGGGTGGTTCGGCGGTCAAGACGGGTAAACTTTCGGCGGGTTCGAATCCGGATAACTGGCTGAACAACGGCAAGTTTTATGTGGCGGACTTGAGTGGCCTTACGGCTGGCAAGTACACGCTCCAGGTTTCCGAGAATGGCCAAGCGCAGAATTCGGGCGAATTTACGGTGGGCGAAAACGCTTTGGCGTCAAACACGCTTGCGACAGTGCTCAATTACTTCTATGATGATCGTGCGGACAAGGCTCCTGTTGTCGATTGGGACAAGAGCATGGGCGTGTATAAGTCCGATAAAAAGCTCGATGTGCATGGCGGCTGGTACGATGCCAGTGGCGACGTGAGTAAATACTTGAGCCATCTTTCTTATGCCAATTATTTGAACCCGCAGCAGATTCCGCTAACAGTCTGGTCGCTTGCTTTTGCTTCGGAACGCATCCCGAAGTTGCTTGGTTCGACATTGACAAAGGCGAAAACGGCTGATGAAGCGGCGTACGGTGCGGACTTCTTGGTGCGTATGCTTGATGAACAGGGCTTCTTCTATATGACCGTGTTCGATAACTGGGGCTCGCCTCTGGGCAAACGTGAAATTTGCGCGTTCTCCGGTTCCGATGGCATCAAGAGTACGGATTACCAGACGGCGTTCCGCGAAGGCGGTGGCATGGCGATAGCGGCTCTCGCAAGTGCTGCAAGGCTGAAGCTGAAGGGCGATTTTACGAGCGAACAGTATTTGGCTGCGGCAGAAAAGGCTTACAAGCATTTGTCCGAAAAACAGAGCATTGGCGGCGACTGCGCTTACTGCGATGACCACAAGGAAAATATCATCGACGATTACACGGCGCTTTTGGCGGCAACGGAACTTTATGCGGCGACCAAGACGCAGGCGTATTTGACGGATGCACGCAAGCGTGCGCTGCATCTTGAAGGACGCTTGAGCGAAGATGGCTATTTCTGGAGTGATGATGCGAAAAAGCGTCCGTTCTGGCATGCAAGTGATGCCGGCCTTCCGCTGATTGCACTTGTTCGCTATGCTGAAATTGAAGCTACTACTGAGGAATCTGTTGATGAGGTTGTTGACGGAAGTCCAGTTTGGGTTTGTCCGCTTTGTATGGGGTGTAGCTGCAACAATCAGCTCTTGTTTGGCGCCCGACAGACCATCGAAAATCATTCTAAATGGCTAATTTCTGTTACGAACAAGGTGGATAACCCGTTCGGTTATGCTCGCCAGACTTACAAGACTCAGGACAAGATAAAGGATGGCTTCTTTATCCCGCACGATAATGAAAGTAATTATTGGTGGCAGGGTGAAGATGCCCGCATTGCAAGCCTTGCAGCTGCATCAATGTTTGCGGCTCGTGCTTTGAACGAAAGTGTTGCCGATAGTGTACAGAAATATGCAACTGATCAGCTCGACTGGATTTTAGGCAAGAACCCGTATGCAACTTGCATGATGTATGGCAAGGGATCTAAGAATCCGCAAAAATACGATGGCCAGTCTGATTATGATGCAACGCTTGAAGGCGGTATTGCAAATGGCATTACCGGCAAGAATCAGGATGGTTCGGGTATTGCCTGGACGGACGATGGTGTTGCTGCCGTGGGCTTTGATTCTATGAAGGAATCTTGGCAGGTGTGGCGCTGGGATGAACAATGGCTTCCGCATAGCACATGGTATTTGATGGCTGTTGTGGAACGTTATGATGAAGTTTCGAAGAAGGTGGAACCGCCGCGTTCTGCATTGCCGAATGCTGTCGCAACGGCGAAGTTTGGCGTGTCGCTTGTTGGCAAGATGCTTTCGCTGAATTTGCCGCGCACGGCTGTGGGCCGCGCTGTCAAGATTCTGAATGTGCAGGGCAATGTGCAAATGCAAAAGACCGCCCAAAGCATGAACGAATCGCTCAACGTAAACACGCTCAAGAGCGGACTCTACCTTGTGCAAGTCCAAGGCCTCTCCGCCAAGAAGTTTGTTGTAAAGTAA